GCACGCCACATAGCAGATGTTATATTGTCGAATAGTTTTGAACGGCCTTCGTGCGCCTTTATGGCTTCCAGCGTTTAAGTAGGCTTTGAAGATAAATATGGCCCTTGGAGGTGGAACGATGAACAGACAGCATGCCATCGATCTGCTTACTTGCAGCAAACCGGAGCTGCAAGCTCGTTTCGGCGTGATCCAGTTGGCGTTGTTCGGCTCGACCGCCCGCAATACGGCAACCAGCGACAGCGACGTAGATATCCTGGTTGCCTTCGACGGTCCAGCCACCTCCAAACGCTATTTCGGGGTACAGTTCTACTTGGAAGACCTTCTCGGCTGCCCGGTTGACTTGGTCACCGAAAAGGCTTTGCGACCGGAGCTGCGCCCTTACATCGAACAGGAGCGGGGCAATGTCTGATGCCAGCAAACGCGAATGGCTTTTCTACCTCGATGATATGATCGATTTTGGCGGGAAAGTGCTGACCTACACCGACGGACTCGACCAAGCCGGATTCGTGGCAAGCGGCCTCAGCTATGATGCCACCCTGCGTAATTTGGAGCTGATCAGCAAAGCTGCCTCCCACATCCCGGATGAGGTTCGAACCGC
This portion of the Pseudomonadota bacterium genome encodes:
- a CDS encoding nucleotidyltransferase family protein: MNRQHAIDLLTCSKPELQARFGVIQLALFGSTARNTATSDSDVDILVAFDGPATSKRYFGVQFYLEDLLGCPVDLVTEKALRPELRPYIEQERGNV
- a CDS encoding DUF86 domain-containing protein, which encodes MSDASKREWLFYLDDMIDFGGKVLTYTDGLDQAGFVASGLSYDATLRNLELISKAASHIPDEVRTAHPEIPWRMIIATHNRLIHGYLGIDNDTLWSIIQDDVPELLPLLKALKGEAKS